The following nucleotide sequence is from Psilocybe cubensis strain MGC-MH-2018 chromosome 13, whole genome shotgun sequence.
CCCCAAAACGTGGATCCTGGGTCACCGTCTCAAAAGGTGCATATCGAGGAGACGTCGCGCTGGTGAAGGAAACAGAAGGGAGGCTTGTACGCCTGTTAAtgcttcctcgtcttccctTACCCGGTGCAAGCAGGGTCACCAAAAGAAGGAAGACAGACCATTCTGGAGATTCTGTTCTTTGGTCGAAGACGCAATGGACGGAGTGGTTGAATTCTCAAGGGCGCTCCCATCAGGTCGTAGAGCATACGGAACACTGCTGGCAAATAGGGAATACTCTTTTCGAACATGGACTGATGATTCAGGACATTGGACAGGATTCTATcgatgtcgtcgtcgaggaAATGCCCTTTCATTACTTCCGGCTTTTTCAACAATCTACGCACAGCTCCCTGGACTCCTCATACATGCTACGTCCCACCGAGTGGAAATTTGAACCTGGAGAGGCCATTCTGGCGGCAAGTATTGAAGGATCGCAATCTAGAGAAGCCTCTGTAGTCGCTATCCATCCGTACTATTTAGAGGTGGCATACACAACCCATGATTCGCATAATATCGCAGATACCTCGCTGGTGCCGTGGATTCGCGTGACAAAATTGTTTCAACTCGGCGATTACGTTTCTGTACAGAGCGGGGAAAATCAGGGCGTTGAAGGTTGGCTAATTGCGAAAACAAATGAGGCGGTCGTGATAGGACTTTTCGACTCGGACCTTCTGACAATCCCAAGTTTGCAAGTCTTGGACAATATACAGGTAAGACTTCGTCCTTTTCACCTTGAGTAAATTTTCTGACAAAACGTTTGATATTTAGACAATAGAAGCGCCTATAAACTGGGTGCATGTTTCAAAAGCTCCTTTTCAACATCGgatgaaagaaaacaagaaaaagaaagttgAAATCCCTTCTGAGGCTCGTCATTTTTGGTGTGATACAGAagttttgatatcaaaacaGCATCATCCTATGAAAACTCGCCGAGGCAAAGTGGTGGACGTTTCGCCTTCCGCTGATTCTATACAAAACATGAGAGTGCTAGTAGAGCTATTAGACTACCACGCAGCCTGTCCTTTTTAAAAAATCCTTTTAAATTACGGCGACGTTGTTGACGCAAGGTAACGCTTTCGATTCTTACACCGTATGACGCTGCGAGATCGACATTAATAAAAGTTTAACAGGACGCTTTTGCCTCTTGGAGATCGACATGCCTTTGATGGGATGCCTACCCTTCTTAATAACCCTGACAGATCTGTCGACACTCTATCACAGTCTGCTGAACGATCTGGTACCCCTATTCCAACCAGCCCAATCGCCGACGGGCAATGGGATCCTTCAGCACCGTTACCCCACAATCCTCAATCCTCAATGTTGCCCTCGGAATACTCTCATCCCTCCCACGTTCTATTCAAAGAAATGCTGGTGGGACAGAAAGTCGCCGTCTATATCAAAGGGGGTTCATTCAAAGATTCCAAACGACATTACTTCGTAACTATCGCTCGAGACGAAAGAAACCATTTCACATTGCTTTTGCTGCGCCAAAAAAGGCCTTCAATGACTCTACAGCCAGAATGGGTTACGCCAAAGCATCCCAGCGGGACTCACACTAACGACCTGCTGTttgttgttgatggagaGAACCAACACCAATTTGTTCGCCGGATCGCTCAGCGAGACTTAGTGAACCAATCCCCTATCCTTTTAGTCAATCCGGTAATGAGGAGGGAAGGGCAATCCGATATTTTATGCGGGGTTCCTTTTGAGGTAGAATCTACTGCGTTAGTCATTGTGGAGGAAACAGACTTGGAGAGACGTGCGAGAGATGCGCTGATGGCAGATTTGAGAAAACCATGGCGCTGCTGATATGTATCTCACTCTAATGTAAATCGGCCGGACCCAATTCGCGGAAACGAATATATCTGTTTATTAAGGCGTTGGCATTACTGGCTTCTATAGCTAGCTGAAACTAAAATGCGTATCGCGACGTAAGTATCTTCCGGTTACATTTGCTTCCTTGGATCAGGTGGCGTGGGCAATATTTATGTTATTTCACGCCAGCGTGCGTGTTGAGTTTTTGTTCgagctttgtttttttttgcttcagCTCTTTCCCCCTTGCCCGC
It contains:
- a CDS encoding Protein RNA-directed DNA methylation 3, whose protein sequence is MKRRSNVQKNVAQFLDVEAGVDDGEEADSGEEESEQELDNEFLDEQEVDGVDVHPRSLDEYAQMNDEALEALLLRSKERSLAESNRRKSNCVDAADDIFSPSFLPVLTEADFPLWKVTCRVGREELAIASLLLNAQDKHKIRSAFSVERMKGCIFLETLWNPNTVDLLKKTPGVLVTKRGVQQSLVLPDDYREILRGQGKISPPKRGSWVTVSKGAYRGDVALVKETEGRLVRLLMLPRLPLPGASRVTKRRKTDHSGDSVLWSKTQWTEWLNSQGRSHQVVEHTEHCWQIGNTLFEHGLMIQDIGQDSIDVVVEEMPFHYFRLFQQSTHSSLDSSYMLRPTEWKFEPGEAILAASIEGSQSREASVVAIHPYYLEVAYTTHDSHNIADTSLVPWIRVTKLFQLGDYVSVQSGENQGVEGWLIAKTNEAVVIGLFDSDLLTIPSLQVLDNIQTIEAPINWVHVSKAPFQHRMKENKKKKVEIPSEARHFWTLLPLGDRHAFDGMPTLLNNPDRSVDTLSQSAERSGTPIPTSPIADGQWDPSAPLPHNPQSSMLPSEYSHPSHVLFKEMLVGQKVAVYIKGGSFKDSKRHYFVTIARDERNHFTLLLLRQKRPSMTLQPEWVTPKHPSGTHTNDLLFVVDGENQHQFVRRIAQRDLVNQSPILLVNPVMRREGQSDILCGVPFEVESTATIPPPGPSAAARQILNDIKKDDLIVSCIKALEISFDLSRLAPRRSRAYILVMVLISTFLLAVSEVAERSEGRRYTLESFNFLQRATREARQAVAMDVAQHCDQTRVDVPTPESNTFPVLSNRNDSHFQYQAANALHNLLLENSGILEERIITCSRSMVEEAAEFADNDVFELATILAAIPSVNFHLNMDLIQDAARAVYVAAGLRRDLDEALKICSLALTKKE